Proteins encoded by one window of Dermochelys coriacea isolate rDerCor1 chromosome 13, rDerCor1.pri.v4, whole genome shotgun sequence:
- the PPP1R3E gene encoding protein phosphatase 1 regulatory subunit 3E, whose product MARAPPPPSDIPRNLSYIAGLYERAYYRTVRPSLGDDSDSEAEGRTRGARPRGRQSHTGARGERRRRRARSAPAGGPGGGSRSCSPGSRKRVRFADALGLELASVRRYWPAELPQVPERVHTQLRRDALRHFAPLRPFQDPQDPLAGRLLLAPCFWDPLGLPDFGARLGAQGVCLEGVRARGLGVAGTLRVLNLAYEKRVSVRYSWDGWASYREAPAAYVGPSTGPPSDRFAFCLPLPPGGTLEFALRCHVGGQELWDNNAGQNYILRGGGQAEGPPSPPQDGDGGWIHFL is encoded by the exons ATGGCAcgcgctcccccgccccccagcgacATCCCGCGGAACCTGAGCTACATTGCGGGGCTGTACGAACGGGCGTACTACCGCACGGTCCGGCCCAGCCTGGGTGACGACTCCGACTCCGAGGCTGAGGGGCGAACCCGGGGGGCCCGGCCAAGGGGACGCCAGAGCCACACGGGTGCCAGGGGTGAACGCCGGCGCCGCAGGGCCCGATCTGCCCCGGCTGGGGGCCCCGGTGGAGGATCCCGCAGCTGCAGCCCCGGCTCCCGCAAGCGTGTGCGCTTCGCCgatgccctggggctggagctggccagCGTGAGGCGCTACTGGCCGGCCGAGCTGCCCCAGGTCCCTGAGCGCGTCCACACCCAGCTCCGGCGCGACGCCCTGCGCCACTTTGCCCCGCTGCGCCCCTTCCAG GACCCCCAGGACCCGCTGGCGGGGCGCCTGCTGCTGGCACCATGTTTCTGGGACCCGCTGGGGCTGCCGGACTTCGGGGCACGGCTGGGGGCACAGGGCGTGTGTCTGGAGGGGGTGCgggccagggggctgggggtggcggGGACCCTGCGGGTTCTCAACCTGGCCTATGAGAAGCGGGTCAGCGTCCGCTACAGCTGGGACGGCTGGGCCAGCTACCGGGAGGCCCCCGCTGCCTACGTCGGGCCCTCCACTGGCCCCCCCTCCGACCGCTTCGCTttctgcctgcccctgccccctgggggCACCCTGGAGTTCGCCCTGCGCTGCCACGTGgggggccaggagctgtgggaCAACAACGCAGGGCAGAACTACAtcctgcggggtggggggcaggccgAGGGGCCCCCCAGTCCCCCGCAGGATGGAGACGGGGGCTGGATCCACTTCCTGTAG